The Pontibacter pudoricolor genome contains a region encoding:
- the pheS gene encoding phenylalanine--tRNA ligase subunit alpha, which translates to MVENIQRVAQEIETAPLGNAAELEQFRITYIGRKGQIAALFDNLKEVAPEQRREVGQQLNQLKNRAQERFDQAQEQLSSSTESAGDTGFDFTLPTIPNTLGTRHPLSLVRREIVRIFERIGFNVAEGPEMEDDFHNFTALNFPENHPAREMQDTFFLSEDKNHLLRTHTSNVQVRLMENNQPPLRSIMPGRVYRNEAISARAHMVFHQVEGLYVNKGVSFKDLKETLYYFAKELFGQDTKVRFRPSFFPFTEPSAEIDISCLICKGEGCNICKQTGWVEIGGSGMVDPAVLESCGIDPKVYSGFAFGMGIERITMLKYQIKDLRLFTENDVRFLRQFEGVI; encoded by the coding sequence ATGGTGGAGAACATACAACGAGTAGCACAAGAGATAGAAACCGCGCCGCTTGGCAATGCAGCCGAACTGGAGCAGTTCAGAATAACCTATATAGGTCGTAAAGGCCAGATTGCAGCCCTTTTTGATAACTTAAAGGAAGTTGCACCAGAACAGCGCCGTGAAGTGGGCCAGCAGCTGAACCAGCTGAAAAACCGCGCCCAGGAGCGTTTCGATCAGGCACAGGAGCAACTTTCCAGCTCTACTGAATCTGCCGGCGATACTGGTTTTGATTTTACGCTGCCAACTATACCGAATACGTTAGGCACACGCCACCCGCTATCGTTGGTTCGCCGCGAGATCGTGCGCATTTTTGAGCGTATCGGGTTTAACGTGGCTGAAGGTCCGGAAATGGAGGATGATTTCCACAACTTTACAGCGCTAAACTTCCCAGAGAACCACCCTGCCCGCGAAATGCAGGACACTTTTTTCCTGAGCGAAGATAAGAACCACCTGCTGCGCACACACACCTCCAATGTTCAGGTGCGTTTAATGGAGAACAACCAGCCGCCGCTACGCAGCATCATGCCGGGCCGTGTGTACCGTAATGAGGCTATTTCTGCCAGAGCACACATGGTTTTTCATCAGGTAGAGGGCTTGTACGTAAATAAAGGCGTGAGCTTTAAAGACCTGAAGGAAACACTTTACTACTTTGCCAAAGAGCTTTTCGGCCAGGATACCAAAGTGCGTTTCCGTCCATCGTTTTTCCCGTTCACAGAGCCGAGTGCCGAGATCGACATTTCGTGTCTGATCTGTAAAGGAGAAGGCTGCAACATCTGTAAGCAAACCGGTTGGGTAGAGATCGGCGGCTCTGGCATGGTAGACCCGGCTGTGCTGGAAAGCTGCGGCATCGATCCGAAAGTATATTCCGGCTTTGCGTTTGGTATGGGCATAGAGCGTATTACCATGCTGAAGTACCAGATAAAGGACCTGCGCCTGTTCACTGAAAACGACGTACGCTTCCTTCGCCAGTTTGAAGGGGTAATTTAG
- a CDS encoding 3-hydroxyacyl-CoA dehydrogenase NAD-binding domain-containing protein, whose protein sequence is MNFEDIQTIGIVGAGTMGQGIAQICAQAGYKTILFDINEQVLSKAQQTTTINLDKGIERGKLTMADKTAALTNLTFTGNTLDLHCDVIIEAVVERLEVKQSIFKELADINSDDTILASNTSSIPITRIAAGVPNPERVVGMHFFNPAHIMKLVEVISGAATSPEVALTIKQLALKLDKTPVMAQDSPGFIVNRVARHFYVEGLKLLEEGVADVETIDKLMQASGFKMGPFELMDLIGVDTNFSVTTSMFEAFHYDPKFRPSRIQQQKVDAGHHGRKTGKGFYNYK, encoded by the coding sequence ATGAACTTCGAAGACATACAGACGATAGGTATAGTTGGGGCCGGCACTATGGGGCAGGGCATTGCACAGATCTGTGCGCAGGCTGGCTATAAAACGATACTTTTCGATATAAATGAGCAGGTGCTTAGCAAGGCACAGCAAACCACTACTATAAACCTGGATAAGGGCATAGAACGTGGCAAGCTAACTATGGCTGATAAGACAGCCGCACTAACCAACCTGACCTTTACCGGAAACACACTTGACCTGCACTGTGATGTCATCATCGAAGCGGTGGTAGAGCGCCTGGAAGTGAAGCAAAGCATCTTTAAAGAACTGGCCGACATCAACTCCGACGACACTATACTTGCTTCTAACACATCATCTATTCCGATAACCCGCATCGCGGCTGGCGTACCTAACCCGGAGCGTGTGGTGGGCATGCACTTCTTTAACCCGGCGCATATCATGAAGCTGGTGGAAGTGATCTCTGGCGCAGCAACCAGCCCGGAAGTAGCGCTAACTATAAAACAGCTTGCCCTGAAGCTGGATAAAACACCTGTAATGGCGCAAGATTCTCCCGGGTTTATCGTTAACCGTGTAGCGCGCCACTTTTACGTAGAAGGACTGAAGCTGCTGGAAGAGGGCGTAGCCGATGTAGAAACTATAGATAAGCTGATGCAGGCCAGTGGCTTTAAAATGGGCCCGTTCGAACTGATGGACCTGATCGGCGTAGACACCAATTTCTCTGTAACGACATCCATGTTCGAGGCTTTCCATTATGATCCTAAATTCAGACCAAGTCGCATACAGCAACAGAAAGTGGACGCCGGCCATCATGGGCGCAAAACGGGCAAAGGCTTTTACAACTATAAATAA
- a CDS encoding Rieske (2Fe-2S) protein, whose product MGAKRAKAFTTINKCLALLAIVILSACSSDNVGPGIPNVPVNEQISVNSLQYPMLRQDGGYAYIQAGYRGIIVIRQTASTYYAFERACPYDPAASCGVVTVDQSNLFLTHSCCGSQFNFQGNVTAGPAVYGLLQYKTSLANNILYITN is encoded by the coding sequence ATGGGCGCAAAACGGGCAAAGGCTTTTACAACTATAAATAAGTGCCTTGCGCTGCTGGCTATAGTTATACTTAGCGCTTGTAGTTCTGACAATGTTGGCCCCGGCATACCCAATGTACCGGTAAATGAGCAGATCAGCGTAAACAGCCTGCAGTACCCCATGTTACGCCAGGACGGCGGCTATGCCTACATACAAGCAGGTTACCGGGGCATTATAGTTATCCGGCAAACAGCCAGCACCTATTATGCTTTTGAGCGCGCCTGCCCCTACGACCCTGCTGCAAGCTGCGGTGTAGTCACTGTCGATCAATCAAACCTGTTCCTGACCCATAGCTGCTGTGGTTCGCAGTTTAACTTCCAGGGAAATGTTACAGCCGGGCCGGCGGTTTATGGGCTGTTGCAGTATAAAACATCACTTGCCAACAACATCCTTTACATTACAAATTAA
- a CDS encoding DNA cytosine methyltransferase, translating into MSKEESSQIPKFTFISLFSGCGGFDEGFEQSGFECLGAFDNDQSVLDVYRRNLKGPTFLHDLSSNQLPNESNFQGVDVLIAGSPCQGFSTAGLRNLNDPRNKLLLVGGAIAKTLRPRVVISENVMGSLSGAHKIYWDTLVNDLESLGYNIKFLKCSATDFGLAQLRKRIFMIAWRGSKDVDFTLETVPGKTLQEALDGVDSLPNQEHIKPITDPLILKLATYIKPGQKLCNVRGGDKSVHTWDIPEVFGFVTKEENQVLEKIKELRRKIRLRKSGDADPVAVSDLQLYCNFYVQPVLNELIRKKFIRKIGERYDLQHTFNGLYKKLEWTKPSMTVDTRFGDPRFFLHPEEVRGFSVREAARIQGFRDSFVFSGKVNQQFKMIGNAVPPPMAKGVADLIRRVL; encoded by the coding sequence GTGTCTAAAGAAGAGTCATCCCAAATTCCAAAATTTACATTTATTAGCTTATTCAGTGGCTGTGGAGGATTTGATGAAGGCTTCGAACAAAGCGGTTTTGAATGTTTAGGAGCATTTGATAATGATCAAAGTGTTCTAGATGTTTACAGACGAAACTTAAAAGGCCCTACATTTCTACATGATCTTAGTAGTAATCAGTTACCTAATGAAAGTAACTTTCAAGGTGTTGATGTACTCATTGCCGGCTCACCTTGTCAAGGGTTTTCAACTGCAGGATTAAGAAATTTAAATGATCCAAGGAATAAACTATTACTAGTGGGAGGAGCTATTGCAAAAACACTAAGACCCAGAGTTGTAATAAGTGAAAATGTGATGGGGTCTTTATCAGGAGCTCACAAAATTTATTGGGACACTTTAGTGAATGATTTAGAGTCACTTGGTTATAACATAAAATTTTTAAAATGCTCTGCTACTGACTTCGGTTTAGCACAGCTAAGGAAAAGAATATTTATGATTGCTTGGCGAGGGAGCAAAGATGTTGATTTCACCTTAGAAACCGTTCCAGGGAAAACATTGCAAGAGGCTTTAGATGGGGTTGATTCACTACCAAACCAAGAGCACATTAAGCCAATTACTGATCCTCTTATATTGAAATTGGCAACATATATAAAACCTGGCCAGAAATTATGCAATGTAAGAGGCGGAGATAAGTCCGTCCACACATGGGATATTCCTGAAGTTTTTGGTTTTGTTACAAAAGAAGAGAATCAGGTACTAGAAAAGATTAAGGAACTCAGAAGAAAGATAAGACTAAGGAAGAGTGGTGATGCTGATCCTGTAGCAGTTAGTGACTTACAATTATATTGCAATTTCTATGTACAACCGGTTTTAAATGAACTGATTAGAAAAAAGTTTATCAGAAAGATTGGTGAAAGGTATGATTTACAACATACATTTAATGGGCTTTATAAAAAACTAGAGTGGACAAAACCTTCTATGACTGTGGATACACGATTTGGGGATCCGAGGTTCTTTTTACACCCAGAAGAAGTAAGGGGTTTTTCTGTAAGAGAAGCAGCTAGAATTCAGGGCTTCCGTGACTCGTTTGTATTTTCAGGTAAAGTTAACCAGCAGTTTAAAATGATTGGTAATGCGGTACCGCCACCAATGGCTAAAGGAGTCGCTGATTTGATAAGAAGGGTGTTATAA
- a CDS encoding phosphoribosyltransferase-like protein, which produces MNIKEQYRNKITQWSAEDEGRHFLEIDQKIRFLADQLYLDYEPTFGPFPDFISRLASWVFNVDDEEDQKLLLTLVPKIFYVGREEFNCLHRTAFNSHIVPWLVENGDRKFEDILYESDLENAISQTWFCPVTDSFRINQFYHLNQISSKHTFRPDWRSLTKFGDSQKIIEYIRINNVKNLVLLEDFVGSGGQASSPIKFACQLLEDVKSKIGWEVRILFLPMIICPKGFDHINNTVVWQYNELLSFKPIIRIGETDVINDDSIKLNHQLNPYAELMKRQFAKVLGSSTSGEHKKLSEFGYKNTGGTVVMFTNTPNNSLPVIFVESDTWSPLFKRHSRD; this is translated from the coding sequence ATGAATATTAAGGAACAATATAGAAATAAAATAACTCAGTGGTCAGCAGAAGATGAAGGACGACATTTTCTAGAAATTGATCAAAAAATCAGATTTTTAGCTGATCAATTATATTTAGATTATGAACCGACTTTTGGCCCCTTTCCTGATTTTATTTCAAGACTAGCTAGTTGGGTATTTAATGTGGATGATGAAGAAGATCAGAAACTATTATTAACATTAGTACCCAAAATTTTTTATGTAGGTAGAGAAGAGTTTAACTGTTTACATAGAACAGCTTTTAACTCTCACATTGTTCCTTGGTTAGTTGAAAACGGCGATAGAAAATTTGAAGATATACTCTATGAATCAGATCTGGAGAATGCCATAAGCCAAACTTGGTTTTGCCCTGTTACGGACAGCTTCAGAATAAACCAATTTTACCACCTTAATCAAATCAGTTCGAAGCATACTTTTAGACCTGATTGGAGATCCTTAACCAAGTTTGGAGACAGCCAAAAAATTATTGAATACATCAGAATAAACAATGTAAAGAATCTAGTTTTATTAGAAGACTTTGTAGGTAGTGGTGGGCAAGCAAGCTCACCTATTAAATTTGCCTGCCAACTTTTAGAAGATGTAAAATCTAAGATTGGGTGGGAAGTACGTATACTTTTTTTACCTATGATTATTTGTCCTAAAGGTTTTGATCACATCAACAATACAGTTGTATGGCAATATAATGAACTACTAAGTTTTAAGCCAATAATAAGAATAGGTGAAACAGATGTTATCAATGATGACTCAATTAAACTGAATCATCAATTAAACCCATATGCAGAATTGATGAAACGTCAATTCGCAAAAGTACTTGGTTCAAGTACATCCGGTGAACACAAAAAACTATCTGAGTTTGGCTATAAAAACACAGGTGGAACAGTAGTAATGTTTACCAATACTCCTAATAACTCTTTACCGGTAATCTTTGTTGAGTCAGATACTTGGTCTCCATTATTTAAGAGACATTCTAGAGATTAA
- a CDS encoding ORC-CDC6 family AAA ATPase has product MMNKINPFHELYVTESFDADSFVHLFSDVLINHTSALFKPGNVVLQGLPGTGKTMMLSLLKPSIRLAYKRSGTPFPVSTENSKFIGAGINLIRSSVADFGQRPVNNTEDLNELAVYFGDFINYWVVRDIILSVQELSGELSKDIGIDFSIKKLNDFAVKLKKEDCWFEYLDDVKDFESLTNRLKSRVVSYRSYLHFNTDTLPSKITNSKTAIGIPISATVNLLRKCGIIENDVQVYVRIDQYEELAWLDNGIKGLGTKFKSVINKLLAMRDASVSYRIGTRPFAWKDDTQEIFGTSARLEESRNYLSISIDEVLRRPENIRTYIFPKFAEDIFEKRLAINNLLIGNKNNPKLKKSLLSEVFGDGLSANEKVLNYVAKKSKNNILKLEPTWPDAWKNFLIELADEDPLSARLGEAWARQRGKGNIIFNIPTTRPFPWETKGKLYWEKERIDQALLQIASRNRQQLIWQGKKDILNLSGGNILAFLNLCQQIWEVWMRDSNIDNGTEKLPQIAPSIQTLGILEASANWFDRISRENGGKERKQFIAYIGSLFHKNLVEDFSMSNPGFNGFSIETQELDRFEEVYKFLKEASDFGDLQDRPHTTKYKNRKKRVKWYLNPILSPYFKIPPTHTKEPMYITLKDLISWLNESSAFTHTLETSSLNIKTDGGTKSHQISLF; this is encoded by the coding sequence ATGATGAATAAAATAAACCCATTTCATGAGCTGTATGTAACTGAATCATTTGATGCTGATTCATTTGTACACCTTTTTAGTGATGTTTTAATAAATCATACATCTGCTTTATTTAAGCCGGGGAATGTTGTGCTTCAGGGACTCCCAGGAACAGGTAAGACAATGATGCTGAGTCTATTGAAGCCCTCAATTCGGTTAGCTTATAAAAGAAGTGGAACTCCCTTTCCAGTTTCTACTGAGAATAGCAAATTTATTGGAGCTGGAATAAACCTTATTAGGAGCAGTGTAGCTGACTTTGGGCAAAGACCAGTTAATAACACCGAAGACCTAAACGAACTGGCTGTGTACTTTGGTGACTTTATAAATTATTGGGTCGTAAGAGATATTATACTTTCAGTTCAAGAGTTAAGTGGCGAGCTTAGTAAAGATATTGGTATAGATTTCTCTATAAAGAAATTAAATGATTTTGCCGTTAAGTTAAAGAAAGAAGACTGCTGGTTTGAATATTTAGATGATGTAAAAGATTTTGAAAGCCTAACAAATAGGCTGAAGTCTAGAGTTGTTAGCTATAGATCATACTTACATTTTAACACAGATACACTTCCATCTAAGATCACAAACTCAAAAACCGCAATAGGGATTCCTATATCAGCAACTGTAAATCTTTTGCGTAAGTGTGGTATTATTGAAAATGATGTTCAGGTTTATGTGAGAATTGATCAATATGAAGAATTAGCTTGGCTTGACAACGGGATAAAAGGACTTGGCACAAAATTTAAATCTGTTATAAACAAACTATTAGCTATGAGAGACGCAAGCGTTTCTTATAGAATTGGAACAAGACCATTTGCTTGGAAAGATGACACCCAAGAAATATTTGGCACTAGTGCAAGGCTTGAAGAATCAAGAAATTATTTATCAATTTCAATTGATGAAGTTCTTAGAAGGCCTGAAAACATAAGAACTTATATTTTCCCTAAGTTTGCTGAAGACATATTCGAAAAGAGGCTAGCTATCAATAATTTACTAATTGGCAATAAAAATAACCCCAAATTAAAAAAGAGTTTATTGTCTGAAGTTTTTGGAGATGGCTTAAGTGCAAATGAAAAGGTTCTCAATTATGTTGCCAAGAAATCAAAGAATAATATTCTTAAACTTGAACCAACATGGCCTGATGCTTGGAAAAACTTTCTAATTGAATTGGCTGATGAGGACCCTTTGTCTGCAAGGTTAGGTGAAGCATGGGCTCGACAAAGAGGAAAAGGTAATATCATATTTAATATCCCCACTACTCGTCCTTTCCCGTGGGAAACTAAAGGGAAATTATATTGGGAGAAGGAGCGAATAGACCAAGCTCTTTTACAAATAGCATCAAGAAATAGGCAACAACTTATTTGGCAAGGTAAAAAAGACATTCTTAACCTTAGTGGAGGTAATATTTTAGCATTCTTAAACCTTTGCCAACAAATCTGGGAAGTTTGGATGAGAGATTCCAACATAGATAATGGTACTGAAAAATTACCGCAAATAGCACCTTCTATTCAGACACTTGGAATACTTGAAGCAAGTGCAAACTGGTTTGATAGAATATCAAGAGAGAATGGAGGAAAGGAAAGAAAACAATTCATAGCATATATTGGGTCTTTATTTCATAAAAACCTAGTCGAGGATTTTAGCATGTCAAATCCAGGCTTTAACGGGTTTTCTATTGAAACACAAGAACTAGACAGGTTTGAAGAAGTTTACAAGTTTCTTAAAGAAGCATCGGACTTTGGTGACTTACAGGACAGGCCCCACACAACAAAATATAAAAACAGAAAAAAGAGAGTTAAATGGTATTTGAATCCCATTTTATCCCCTTATTTTAAGATTCCACCCACTCATACAAAAGAACCAATGTATATTACATTGAAAGATTTGATAAGTTGGTTGAACGAATCTTCAGCATTTACCCACACATTAGAAACAAGTTCACTTAATATTAAAACTGATGGAGGGACAAAGTCGCATCAGATCTCTCTATTTTAA
- a CDS encoding DUF3871 family protein, whose translation MRHSLIRVTPQAEPRLTVSSNKELEATISNSSAFIAANTVPIVFSELQQEHIIPVYVKDNEPLISQADFIRTTQEIASTIFSGERIQSPQIRCSHPIKGRIPEAKDKPANQLQDWERTLYYERMMFLLEIPSVVNTIDNNQLTLTIGGVKAYNLDNLYNKKGAAEHFKVFIGFNNLVCTNLCVKTDGYLADLKVSHVDQLYSGIQQLLSSYDQHQHLTQMHALTECSITEQQFAQLLGRCRMYQHLPKEEKKQIPALLFGDSQLTAVCRDYYRDPSFCKQEDGNISLWKLYNLLTGANKSTYIDQFLDRSVNALEFATQIQGAVQGHASNWYVN comes from the coding sequence ATGAGACATTCACTTATCAGGGTTACGCCCCAAGCAGAGCCCAGGCTTACAGTAAGCAGTAACAAGGAGTTAGAAGCAACCATTTCCAATTCTTCTGCATTTATAGCGGCTAACACAGTACCCATTGTCTTTTCTGAGCTGCAGCAGGAGCATATTATACCTGTTTATGTAAAAGACAACGAACCATTAATCAGCCAGGCAGACTTCATCCGCACGACGCAGGAGATAGCATCCACCATCTTTAGCGGGGAGCGTATCCAGTCCCCTCAGATTAGGTGTAGCCATCCCATTAAGGGAAGAATACCAGAAGCGAAGGATAAGCCTGCCAACCAGCTGCAGGACTGGGAGAGAACTCTATACTATGAACGAATGATGTTTCTCCTGGAGATTCCATCGGTCGTGAATACAATAGACAACAATCAGCTTACCTTGACCATTGGGGGCGTGAAGGCCTACAACCTGGATAATCTCTACAATAAAAAGGGAGCTGCTGAGCACTTCAAGGTATTCATTGGGTTCAATAACTTGGTATGCACCAATCTGTGCGTGAAAACAGATGGTTACTTAGCGGATTTGAAAGTAAGCCATGTAGATCAGCTATATTCAGGCATTCAACAGCTATTAAGCTCTTACGATCAGCATCAGCACCTTACACAGATGCATGCTTTGACAGAGTGTTCTATCACAGAACAGCAGTTTGCACAGTTATTGGGACGCTGCAGAATGTACCAGCACCTTCCGAAAGAAGAGAAGAAACAAATTCCTGCTTTACTATTTGGAGACTCCCAGTTAACTGCTGTCTGCAGGGACTACTACAGAGACCCCAGCTTCTGCAAACAGGAAGATGGAAACATCAGCCTGTGGAAGCTTTACAACCTTTTGACTGGAGCCAATAAGTCAACTTACATCGACCAGTTCCTGGATCGCTCAGTGAATGCGCTGGAATTTGCAACCCAGATACAGGGAGCTGTGCAAGGGCATGCTTCCAACTGGTATGTCAACTAA
- a CDS encoding DNA/RNA non-specific endonuclease has translation MNNFLIERPQYTLSYSRDRGTPNWVSWYVSKDWLGTADRQDDFRADQSLPADWYKVTATSYTGSGFDRGHNTPSADRTRTVEDNSATFLMTNMIPQAPNHNRQTWANLEDYTRDLVDAGMEVYVIMGSYGSGGTGSNGLAQTIDQGRVTVPNRIWKVLVILPEGVNDLSRINSSIRVIAVDTPNNNSISSDWGAYRTTVDAIETATGYDLLSNVADDLQETLERQTDRGPTR, from the coding sequence GTGAACAACTTTCTCATTGAAAGGCCACAGTATACACTCTCTTATAGTCGTGACAGGGGAACGCCTAATTGGGTGAGTTGGTATGTAAGCAAGGATTGGCTGGGTACTGCAGACAGACAGGATGATTTTAGAGCAGACCAGAGTTTACCTGCTGACTGGTACAAGGTGACTGCTACCAGCTATACAGGCAGTGGTTTTGACAGAGGCCATAATACGCCATCTGCAGATAGAACAAGGACGGTTGAAGATAACTCAGCAACCTTCCTGATGACCAATATGATTCCACAAGCCCCTAATCATAACCGTCAGACATGGGCTAATCTGGAAGACTATACACGTGATCTGGTGGATGCTGGAATGGAAGTGTACGTAATCATGGGAAGTTATGGAAGTGGTGGCACAGGCAGCAATGGACTGGCACAGACCATAGACCAGGGAAGAGTGACAGTGCCTAACCGCATCTGGAAAGTGCTGGTTATACTACCTGAGGGGGTGAATGATTTGAGTAGGATAAACTCTAGCATAAGGGTGATCGCAGTAGACACGCCTAACAACAACTCCATCAGCTCTGATTGGGGAGCTTATCGCACCACAGTGGATGCCATAGAGACAGCAACAGGTTATGATCTTCTGTCCAATGTAGCTGACGATCTGCAGGAGACGTTGGAGCGGCAGACTGATAGAGGTCCAACTAGGTAA
- a CDS encoding SOS response-associated peptidase produces MCGRYSIVPKKIKGNSRAAGLIKKALKEGLYNVAPSQQLPVMTNVQPNSIQFFSWGLQPFWAKDAKAVKRSINARAETLTEKPSFRNLLKSKRCLVPADGFYEWQVTNHGKVPYRILLKNEELFSFAGLWDEWLDKSTGEVLHTYTIITTEANDLVKPIHDRMPVLLSPDAEELWLDEHQTQEELISLLKPYKADDMKAYPISQLVNSPTNNIPEIINSL; encoded by the coding sequence ATGTGTGGACGTTATTCTATTGTACCTAAGAAGATAAAAGGTAATTCACGAGCTGCTGGTCTGATAAAAAAGGCCTTGAAGGAAGGGCTCTATAATGTTGCTCCTTCGCAGCAACTGCCTGTGATGACCAATGTACAGCCTAATAGCATTCAGTTCTTCTCTTGGGGCTTACAACCCTTCTGGGCGAAGGATGCAAAGGCTGTCAAGCGCTCTATCAATGCCAGAGCTGAAACGCTAACAGAGAAGCCTTCCTTTAGAAATTTACTAAAGTCCAAGCGATGTCTAGTACCAGCTGATGGTTTTTACGAATGGCAAGTCACAAATCATGGCAAGGTACCTTACAGAATCCTGCTAAAGAATGAAGAGTTGTTCTCCTTTGCAGGGCTTTGGGATGAATGGCTGGATAAGAGTACAGGTGAGGTATTACACACCTATACTATCATAACGACTGAAGCGAATGACTTAGTTAAGCCAATCCATGATCGAATGCCAGTGTTGCTATCACCTGATGCTGAAGAACTGTGGCTAGATGAACATCAGACTCAAGAAGAGTTAATATCTCTTTTAAAGCCATATAAGGCTGATGATATGAAGGCCTACCCAATTTCTCAATTAGTAAATTCTCCAACCAATAATATACCAGAGATCATCAATTCTCTATAA
- a CDS encoding LexA family protein, whose protein sequence is MCNAKVIPISSYALELFDFDFLDHVKLPLYASYVSAGFPSPADDYLEDKIDLSKYLVQNPTSTFMMRVKGSSMQDAKINDGDILVIDRSLKAADGLPVVCFLDGEFTVKTFKKVEGRAYLYPANPAYKPIEVTEEMDMRVWGVVVWVLHKPVKL, encoded by the coding sequence ATGTGTAATGCCAAAGTTATACCTATCTCTTCATATGCCTTAGAGCTGTTTGACTTTGATTTTCTAGACCATGTTAAGCTGCCTTTATATGCTTCTTATGTTTCAGCAGGTTTCCCATCCCCTGCTGACGACTATTTAGAAGATAAGATTGACCTGAGCAAGTACTTGGTGCAGAACCCAACTTCTACCTTCATGATGCGCGTGAAAGGCAGTTCTATGCAGGACGCTAAGATCAATGATGGCGACATTCTGGTAATTGACAGATCTCTTAAAGCAGCTGATGGCCTGCCTGTCGTTTGCTTTTTAGATGGCGAGTTTACAGTTAAGACCTTTAAGAAGGTTGAAGGCAGAGCGTATCTATACCCTGCGAACCCAGCTTATAAACCAATAGAAGTAACAGAGGAGATGGACATGCGTGTGTGGGGTGTCGTAGTATGGGTATTGCATAAGCCTGTAAAGTTATGA